From a single Rhodothermales bacterium genomic region:
- the metK gene encoding methionine adenosyltransferase: protein MAYLFTSESVSEGHPDKVADQISDAILDALLEQDSRSRVAVETLVTTGLVMLSGEVTTSAYIDVQQIARDVIREIGYVDPRLRFDAESCAVLSSIHEQSPDISQGVTEGAGLYAEQGAGDQGMMFGYASCETEELMPMTLVFSHGLVRELANIRKHTNLMPYLRPDAKSQVTIEYEDDRRTPRRVHTVVVSTQHDEEVSQKRIYEDVREILLPRVISADLIDKDLILHVNPTGRFVIGGPHGDTGLTGRKIIVDTYGGRGAHGGGAFSGKDPSKVDRSAAYAARHVAKNLVAAGLAEEVLVQIAYAIGVASPVSIDVSTYGTGVVDDKQLVQLVRETFDLRPTSIIRQLDLLRPKYRQTAAYGHFGRSEFSWEALDRVDTLKRGAAQLA from the coding sequence ATGGCTTATCTCTTTACATCCGAATCCGTATCCGAAGGGCATCCGGATAAAGTTGCCGATCAGATCTCCGACGCCATTCTTGATGCGTTGCTCGAGCAAGATTCCCGCAGCCGCGTCGCCGTGGAAACCCTGGTCACGACCGGGCTCGTCATGTTATCCGGAGAAGTGACCACCAGCGCGTATATCGATGTGCAGCAGATTGCGCGGGACGTGATTCGGGAAATCGGGTATGTCGACCCCCGGCTTCGCTTCGACGCGGAATCCTGCGCGGTGCTGAGCAGTATCCACGAGCAGAGCCCGGACATCAGCCAGGGGGTCACCGAAGGCGCCGGCCTGTATGCCGAGCAGGGCGCGGGCGACCAGGGCATGATGTTTGGTTACGCCTCTTGTGAGACGGAGGAACTGATGCCGATGACGCTCGTCTTCTCCCACGGCCTGGTCCGCGAACTGGCGAACATTCGTAAGCACACGAACCTGATGCCGTACCTTCGCCCGGATGCCAAGAGCCAGGTCACGATCGAGTACGAGGATGACCGCCGCACCCCGCGCCGAGTCCATACCGTGGTGGTCTCAACACAGCACGATGAGGAGGTTTCACAGAAGCGGATCTACGAAGATGTGCGCGAAATCCTGCTACCTCGTGTTATCTCGGCGGATTTGATCGATAAAGATCTCATCCTGCACGTCAACCCGACGGGGCGCTTCGTCATCGGCGGCCCCCACGGTGACACGGGGCTTACGGGCCGCAAGATCATCGTCGATACCTATGGCGGTCGTGGCGCCCATGGTGGTGGTGCGTTTAGCGGCAAAGACCCTTCGAAGGTCGACCGCTCGGCCGCTTATGCGGCGCGGCACGTGGCCAAAAACCTGGTCGCCGCCGGCCTGGCCGAGGAAGTCCTCGTCCAGATCGCCTACGCCATCGGCGTGGCCTCTCCCGTGTCGATCGACGTCAGCACCTATGGCACGGGAGTTGTTGACGACAAGCAGCTGGTGCAACTCGTCCGCGAGACGTTCGATCTGCGCCCGACCTCCATCATTCGTCAGCTAGACCTGCTTAGGCCGAAATATCGTCAGACGGCGGCGTACGGTCACTTCGGTCGCTCAGAATTCTCATGGGAAGCGTTGGATCGCGTCGATACCCTGAAGCGCGGAGCCGCGCAGTTGGCTTGA
- a CDS encoding adenosylhomocysteinase, with amino-acid sequence MDYKQGAYKVRDLSLADAGRMRIEWAESRMPVLMRLRDKYAAAKPFKGYKITGCLHVTKETAVLIETLAACGAEVAWSGCNPLSTNDEVAAALAKSGIEIYAWHGMNTEEFYWCIDRTIDKTPHLTLDDGADLIFTVHNRFPEKADTIIGGSEETTTGVHRLRAMAADGKMLYPVYAVNDAETKWDFDNVYGTGQSTLDGVLRATSVLIAGKNVVVAGYGHCGRGVAMRAKGLGANVIVTEVKPTAALKAILEGNSVMTMEDAAKVGDIFITATGMSDVVRGRHFAKMKDGAIVCNTGHYDFELNLKELAELSKDTRVIRANNREYTLENGRRVYVLADGRLVNLAAAEGHPSEVMDMSFANQFMAHLTLVQAHERGDALQPIVYDLPQELDQEIASVKLETMGLSIDSLTEEQVAYATDYAAGT; translated from the coding sequence ATGGACTACAAACAAGGAGCCTATAAAGTACGCGACCTGAGCCTCGCCGATGCCGGCCGCATGCGCATCGAGTGGGCCGAGAGCCGCATGCCCGTGCTGATGCGGCTGCGTGATAAGTATGCCGCCGCCAAGCCCTTCAAAGGATACAAGATCACGGGCTGCCTGCACGTGACGAAGGAAACGGCGGTGCTGATCGAAACGCTCGCCGCCTGTGGCGCGGAAGTGGCGTGGAGCGGCTGCAATCCACTCAGTACCAACGACGAAGTTGCGGCGGCCCTCGCGAAATCCGGCATTGAGATTTATGCCTGGCATGGCATGAACACGGAAGAATTCTACTGGTGCATCGATCGGACGATCGACAAAACCCCGCACCTCACGCTGGACGACGGCGCCGACCTTATCTTCACCGTCCACAACCGGTTCCCGGAGAAAGCCGACACCATCATCGGCGGCAGTGAGGAGACCACGACCGGCGTCCACCGCCTCCGTGCGATGGCGGCTGACGGCAAGATGTTGTATCCCGTGTATGCCGTGAACGACGCCGAGACGAAGTGGGACTTTGACAACGTCTACGGGACGGGTCAGAGCACCCTCGACGGGGTGTTGCGGGCAACGAGTGTGTTGATCGCCGGCAAGAATGTCGTCGTCGCCGGCTACGGCCACTGCGGCCGCGGCGTGGCGATGCGCGCGAAAGGCCTGGGCGCCAACGTGATTGTCACCGAGGTGAAGCCCACGGCGGCGCTGAAGGCGATCCTGGAGGGCAACAGTGTGATGACGATGGAGGACGCGGCGAAGGTAGGGGACATCTTCATCACGGCGACGGGCATGAGCGACGTGGTGCGAGGTCGGCATTTCGCGAAGATGAAAGACGGCGCCATCGTGTGTAACACGGGGCATTACGATTTCGAACTCAATCTGAAGGAGCTGGCCGAGTTGTCGAAAGATACCCGCGTCATTCGCGCCAACAACCGGGAGTACACGCTGGAAAATGGCCGGCGCGTCTACGTGCTCGCCGACGGCCGTCTGGTGAACCTCGCGGCGGCGGAAGGGCATCCGTCGGAGGTGATGGACATGAGCTTCGCCAATCAGTTCATGGCGCACCTGACGCTCGTTCAGGCCCATGAGCGGGGCGATGCGTTGCAGCCGATCGTGTACGACCTGCCGCAGGAATTGGACCAGGAGATCGCCAGCGTCAAGCTGGAGACGATGGGTCTTTCGATCGATTCACTGACCGAGGAGCAGGTAGCCTACGCGACAGACTACGCCGCCGGCACCTGA
- the ruvB gene encoding Holliday junction branch migration DNA helicase RuvB, translating to MISHRTATDPREEDFERALRPNRLGDFIGQQKIKDNLQIFMTAALQRSETLDHVLLSGPPGLGKTTLAHIIASEMGAGLKSTSGPVLDKPASIAGILTNLEEGDVLFIDEIHRLSPIVEEYLYSAMEDYKIDIVIDAGPNARSVQIALPSFTLVGATTRKGLLTAPLRARFGIDFRYDYYDAELLQRIVVRSAQILNLEIDASGAYEIARRSRGTPRIANRLLRRTRDFAQVQGDGRITRALADHALNALDVDTEGLDEMDKRILLTLIEKFSGGPTGLSNLAVSAGEEPGTIEEVYEPYLILEGFIERTPRGRVATPRAYAHFNRIPPLRTGELFE from the coding sequence AGATCAAGGACAACCTGCAGATCTTCATGACGGCGGCCCTGCAACGCAGCGAAACGCTTGACCACGTTCTACTCTCGGGCCCGCCCGGACTTGGAAAAACGACACTCGCTCATATCATCGCCTCCGAAATGGGCGCCGGCCTCAAGTCGACCAGCGGCCCCGTACTCGACAAGCCAGCTAGCATCGCCGGCATCCTCACCAACCTGGAAGAGGGCGACGTCCTCTTCATCGACGAGATCCACCGCCTCAGCCCGATCGTCGAGGAGTACCTGTATTCGGCGATGGAAGACTACAAGATCGACATCGTGATCGACGCCGGCCCCAACGCGCGGAGCGTCCAGATCGCCCTGCCCTCCTTTACACTCGTCGGCGCCACTACCCGAAAAGGCCTGCTGACGGCGCCCCTCCGCGCGCGATTCGGCATCGACTTCCGCTACGACTACTACGACGCCGAACTGCTCCAGCGGATTGTCGTCCGCTCCGCCCAGATCCTGAATCTTGAGATCGATGCGTCCGGCGCCTACGAGATCGCGCGCCGCAGTCGCGGCACCCCGCGCATCGCCAACCGTCTCCTCCGACGCACGCGGGACTTCGCGCAGGTCCAGGGAGACGGCCGCATCACGCGCGCCCTGGCAGACCACGCGTTGAACGCTCTGGACGTCGACACCGAGGGGTTGGACGAAATGGATAAGCGCATTTTGCTCACCCTGATAGAAAAATTTTCCGGCGGGCCGACCGGTCTTTCCAACCTCGCCGTTTCCGCCGGCGAAGAGCCGGGCACCATCGAGGAGGTGTACGAACCCTATCTGATTCTGGAAGGCTTTATCGAACGCACCCCCCGCGGACGTGTCGCCACGCCTCGTGCCTACGCCCACTTCAACCGCATTCCACCGCTCCGCACAGGCGAACTGTTCGAGTGA
- the fdxA gene encoding ferredoxin FdxA, with protein MPYVVTEACINCKHTDCVEVCPVDCFYEGPNFLVIHPDECIDCNACVPVCPVEAIYADDELPEHLKHYSEWNSYLANQWQSQGHNVTSKSDPMPDASTWATKEKSEQDILTWESGEQPD; from the coding sequence ATGCCTTACGTTGTAACCGAGGCCTGTATCAACTGCAAACACACCGACTGCGTCGAGGTCTGCCCGGTCGATTGTTTTTATGAAGGGCCCAATTTCCTGGTGATCCACCCCGACGAATGCATCGACTGCAATGCCTGCGTCCCGGTCTGCCCGGTCGAGGCCATCTATGCCGATGACGAGCTACCGGAGCACCTCAAGCACTACTCCGAATGGAATAGCTATCTGGCCAACCAGTGGCAGAGCCAGGGCCACAATGTCACCTCCAAGAGCGACCCCATGCCCGATGCCAGCACGTGGGCAACAAAAGAGAAATCAGAGCAGGATATCCTGACCTGGGAATCCGGGGAACAGCCAGATTAA
- a CDS encoding T9SS type A sorting domain-containing protein produces the protein MRRGGPGKLAALVLLVALATAPGAHAQVRPGRARMAERLSTPAAERFALADTLTRFRTRTVPGGRLDLDSGVLRAAYRIPADGSLLDGTAEASARRYLAREAGAFGLDPSLQDLVVIGRVVGERSSHLTFQQVYRGIPVYNRTVRVNLDARGAPTQVLSGYAPALAPPSGIAPAPILSPEDVVALARGFLRGDMARHTPPGPVILPDPFRLAWRLVAWGAVSHAEWEILVDDATGEPIQIRDLSTHAHAYPAGDSPSFLSRRAPSNPLPSIARVPGQGYVFDPDPLTTSGAAYALPFVDADDEDVPEINNQRVLVDLPDISLGGDGLYRLDGPHVRIVGESPAGNLVYDPPAEAQPDGFRYGRADDAFEAVNVYYHVDKSQRHVKSLDIGRSIQDRAISINPHGLGNEDNSRFYPTLNYIAFGAGGVDDAEDAFVIWHEYGHALLQESAPGLLDGTEGRALHEGWADYWAASYARSLAEQGIAPRNDWQRFFKWDSGDGAIWAGRQLAFQGVYPTATDCDDRPFACDIYSDGMLWAVAQMSVYDVLGRTITDRLNLASHAYLMHPVTFRDADEAIVQADIDLYGGEHVNLLFELFDQRGLIEHQNFSPLVIHTPITWVEQLGGTVIFEVSAVGISAEIDQVTIQYGFGSTLTEQLTLAPVGDDRYVGAVDMPAESGTVIYAVEVRDKTGLMSRLPSIAEETRYAFTLGPDTEPPTIAHEPIGLVALADWPPAVSAQSTDNLGVDSLTVEFQIVDPLGRVIADSSFGLVAGEDDYSAAFPVSVASMSPASVVTYRLLAHDQALVPNTSTLPADGLFSFSIVSEGGVLRYYDFEAAVEGVEADGSWQMDTPTYGTHFAHSGDQLWGTNPRGPYGEAAGRSSLQLPSLRVSTAGDTYLVFWHYVDTEHDGTAGPGRATLATLWDGGNVKASTDNGVSWVILQPVGGYDGTIATGRNNPMGGEPGFGGFSYGWQRALFALPIAEEVSIRFDFGVDDGNEQQARAFAGWYIDDITVLGEPPTDTAPPQAGVLPAAVQSPGPGQPLPDLYVEATDDVGVRSVEVLYTAYTAAGASEGSVRLVMSEQNPLVFQAPFVVAEAASMVVGDSLVYRVRVTDFDGKTALYPALGQRAFRVEYRLQEAIDLAVDAVATGVWRREGTDWVVESNDAAPVLSSLVFARQDLPSNVDQLSLLFLYRVSFLMDESRGMNVKVSEDGGATWDLLEPVGGYGESLTEGPLAGEPVFRGGAEGLQQATFDLMDRRGRQLIVRLDAAAGVFDETEVWQLSAATLRYATLDPVNGGFEIPRELALHANYPDPFAASTTIGYTIPDDVRVGLAVYDMLGRLRARLVDANQSAGTYTHLFDAGELASGVYLLRLDTPMGSRVERMVVAR, from the coding sequence TTGCGACGGGGTGGGCCCGGGAAGCTGGCCGCGCTGGTGCTGCTCGTGGCGCTCGCGACGGCGCCCGGTGCGCATGCCCAGGTCCGCCCGGGCCGTGCCCGGATGGCGGAAAGGCTATCCACGCCGGCCGCCGAACGCTTCGCACTCGCCGACACGCTCACACGGTTTCGCACACGAACCGTCCCGGGCGGGCGCCTTGACCTCGACTCCGGTGTGCTGCGCGCCGCCTACCGGATCCCGGCGGACGGGTCGCTCCTGGACGGTACCGCGGAAGCATCCGCCCGTCGCTACCTGGCCAGGGAAGCGGGGGCTTTTGGACTCGATCCGTCGTTGCAGGACCTGGTGGTGATCGGTCGGGTGGTAGGCGAACGGAGCAGTCATCTCACCTTTCAGCAGGTGTATCGCGGCATCCCGGTCTACAATCGCACGGTGCGCGTCAATCTCGATGCGCGTGGCGCACCCACCCAGGTGCTCAGCGGCTATGCGCCGGCGCTCGCGCCGCCGTCGGGCATCGCCCCCGCGCCGATCCTCTCGCCCGAGGATGTCGTCGCGCTGGCCCGAGGGTTCTTGCGCGGCGACATGGCCCGCCATACGCCGCCCGGCCCGGTCATCCTCCCGGATCCCTTCCGGCTCGCGTGGCGGCTCGTGGCCTGGGGCGCCGTCAGTCATGCGGAATGGGAGATTCTGGTGGACGACGCCACCGGCGAGCCCATCCAGATCCGTGACCTCAGCACCCACGCTCATGCCTATCCCGCCGGCGATTCGCCATCGTTCCTATCAAGGCGGGCGCCCTCGAACCCTCTTCCCTCGATTGCCCGTGTGCCCGGCCAGGGATATGTGTTCGACCCGGATCCCCTCACGACCTCCGGCGCCGCGTATGCCCTGCCGTTCGTCGATGCAGATGATGAGGACGTACCCGAGATCAACAACCAGCGCGTACTGGTCGACCTACCCGACATCAGTCTGGGCGGCGATGGGCTCTACCGGCTGGATGGACCGCACGTCCGTATCGTCGGCGAAAGCCCCGCCGGCAACCTCGTCTACGATCCTCCCGCCGAAGCTCAACCGGATGGCTTCCGATACGGGCGCGCCGATGACGCCTTCGAGGCGGTGAACGTCTACTACCATGTCGATAAAAGCCAGCGCCACGTCAAGTCGCTCGACATTGGCCGCTCGATCCAGGATCGCGCGATATCGATCAACCCCCACGGCCTGGGCAATGAGGACAACTCACGCTTCTATCCTACCCTGAATTACATCGCGTTTGGGGCCGGCGGCGTCGACGATGCGGAGGATGCGTTTGTCATCTGGCATGAATACGGACATGCGCTTCTCCAGGAAAGCGCTCCCGGGCTGTTGGACGGTACCGAGGGGCGCGCCTTACATGAGGGCTGGGCGGATTATTGGGCCGCGTCGTACGCCCGCTCGTTGGCCGAACAAGGGATTGCCCCGCGAAACGACTGGCAGCGGTTCTTCAAGTGGGACAGCGGAGACGGCGCGATCTGGGCCGGCAGGCAACTTGCCTTCCAGGGCGTGTACCCGACCGCCACGGACTGTGACGACCGCCCGTTTGCCTGCGACATCTACTCGGACGGCATGTTGTGGGCCGTTGCGCAGATGTCGGTATACGACGTCCTTGGGCGTACGATTACCGATCGACTGAACCTGGCCTCCCACGCCTATCTGATGCACCCGGTCACCTTTCGCGATGCGGACGAGGCGATCGTCCAGGCGGATATCGATCTGTACGGCGGCGAACATGTCAACCTGTTGTTCGAACTGTTCGATCAACGCGGGCTCATCGAACACCAGAACTTCAGTCCGCTGGTGATCCATACGCCCATCACCTGGGTTGAGCAACTGGGTGGAACCGTCATCTTCGAAGTCTCTGCCGTGGGGATATCCGCTGAGATCGACCAGGTGACGATCCAATATGGATTCGGCAGCACGCTTACCGAGCAACTCACCCTCGCTCCGGTGGGCGACGATCGCTACGTCGGCGCGGTCGACATGCCGGCCGAGTCCGGGACGGTCATTTACGCCGTGGAGGTGCGCGACAAAACGGGCCTCATGAGCCGGCTGCCGTCAATCGCGGAGGAAACGCGGTACGCCTTTACCCTCGGACCGGACACCGAGCCGCCCACGATCGCTCACGAGCCGATCGGTCTCGTCGCGCTGGCCGACTGGCCGCCGGCGGTTTCTGCGCAGTCGACCGATAATCTGGGGGTCGATTCGCTTACGGTCGAGTTTCAGATCGTCGATCCCCTGGGCCGGGTGATAGCCGACTCTTCGTTTGGCCTGGTCGCCGGCGAGGATGACTATTCGGCAGCGTTTCCGGTATCCGTCGCCTCGATGTCGCCGGCCAGCGTGGTCACTTACCGGCTCCTTGCCCACGATCAGGCGCTGGTCCCCAACACGAGCACGCTACCGGCCGATGGCCTCTTCTCCTTCTCGATAGTCTCTGAAGGCGGGGTGTTACGGTATTACGACTTTGAGGCGGCGGTGGAGGGGGTCGAAGCGGATGGATCCTGGCAGATGGATACACCTACGTACGGGACACATTTTGCGCATTCAGGCGACCAGCTCTGGGGCACCAACCCGCGGGGCCCTTATGGGGAAGCGGCCGGCCGGTCGTCCCTCCAACTGCCGTCCCTGAGGGTCAGTACGGCGGGCGATACCTATCTGGTGTTCTGGCATTATGTCGATACGGAACACGACGGCACCGCCGGCCCCGGGCGGGCTACGCTGGCCACCCTCTGGGATGGCGGTAACGTCAAGGCATCGACGGATAACGGCGTATCGTGGGTCATACTCCAGCCCGTGGGCGGCTATGACGGCACGATTGCCACGGGTCGAAATAATCCAATGGGGGGAGAGCCCGGATTTGGCGGGTTCAGTTATGGCTGGCAGCGCGCGTTATTCGCCCTCCCTATCGCGGAAGAGGTGTCGATCCGGTTCGACTTCGGCGTCGATGATGGTAATGAGCAGCAGGCTCGTGCATTCGCCGGCTGGTATATCGACGACATCACGGTTCTCGGGGAGCCTCCTACGGATACCGCCCCGCCACAGGCCGGCGTCCTGCCGGCGGCCGTCCAGTCGCCAGGCCCGGGTCAGCCCTTGCCCGATCTATACGTGGAGGCCACGGACGACGTGGGCGTTCGGTCGGTTGAGGTCCTTTACACGGCCTACACTGCGGCCGGAGCCAGTGAAGGAAGTGTGCGGCTGGTGATGAGCGAGCAGAACCCGCTGGTGTTTCAGGCACCCTTTGTAGTTGCCGAGGCCGCTTCGATGGTGGTGGGCGACAGCCTCGTGTATCGAGTGCGCGTGACGGATTTCGACGGAAAAACGGCACTCTATCCGGCGCTGGGTCAACGGGCGTTCAGGGTCGAATACCGCCTGCAGGAGGCCATTGACCTGGCCGTGGATGCGGTGGCCACCGGGGTATGGCGCCGAGAGGGGACGGACTGGGTGGTGGAGAGCAACGATGCGGCGCCAGTGCTCTCCAGCCTTGTGTTCGCCAGGCAAGACCTGCCGTCGAATGTCGATCAACTATCGCTGCTCTTCCTGTACCGCGTATCCTTTTTGATGGACGAGAGCCGGGGGATGAACGTGAAGGTTTCGGAGGATGGGGGCGCCACGTGGGACCTGCTCGAACCGGTGGGCGGGTATGGTGAGTCGTTAACCGAAGGGCCCCTCGCCGGCGAGCCAGTGTTTCGGGGTGGGGCGGAAGGTCTGCAGCAAGCGACATTCGATTTGATGGATCGTCGTGGCCGGCAACTGATCGTGCGGCTTGATGCCGCCGCGGGGGTGTTCGACGAGACGGAAGTCTGGCAGCTGAGCGCGGCTACCCTGCGTTATGCTACGCTGGATCCTGTTAATGGGGGATTTGAGATTCCACGCGAACTGGCATTACACGCCAACTACCCGGATCCATTTGCCGCCTCGACCACGATCGGCTATACGATCCCCGACGACGTCCGTGTTGGGCTTGCCGTGTATGACATGCTCGGGCGCCTGCGCGCACGCCTGGTCGACGCCAACCAGTCCGCGGGTACCTATACACATTTGTTTGATGCTGGCGAACTCGCCAGCGGCGTGTATCTTCTCCGCCTCGATACGCCGATGGGTAGCCGGGTGGAGCGGATGGTCGTGGCCCGGTGA